A portion of the Parasedimentitalea marina genome contains these proteins:
- a CDS encoding SDR family NAD(P)-dependent oxidoreductase: protein MRLEGKIALVTGGRGGIGRAIVSRFLTEGATVYAADLTPQGSLADHDDDGSIFVKLDVTREPDAIAAMDRVMAEQGKLDILVNAAGIEIEKTVEETSLVEWNQSFAVNATGTFLTSKYALPLMREAVKSGVTASLINFGSYDGFIADPGLAAYCATKGAVHALTRAMACDHGPEGIRVNAICPGYIDTPMLQSFFEGDGSGAGGGNIETLQKAVRDVHPMRTYGTPEDIANLVNWLASDEARYASGQLWVLDGGLSAQVQQMKL, encoded by the coding sequence ATGAGACTTGAAGGTAAAATCGCCTTGGTGACAGGTGGCCGAGGTGGCATCGGGCGGGCGATTGTCAGCCGGTTCCTGACGGAAGGTGCGACAGTCTATGCCGCAGATCTGACCCCGCAGGGATCACTGGCAGATCATGACGATGATGGCAGTATCTTCGTCAAGCTGGATGTCACGCGCGAGCCGGACGCCATAGCCGCGATGGATCGCGTGATGGCCGAACAGGGCAAACTGGACATCCTGGTCAATGCAGCCGGTATTGAAATCGAAAAAACCGTGGAGGAGACATCGCTGGTTGAGTGGAACCAAAGCTTTGCGGTCAACGCAACCGGCACCTTCCTGACCTCCAAATACGCCCTGCCCCTGATGCGCGAAGCGGTAAAATCAGGGGTCACGGCCAGCCTTATCAATTTTGGCTCTTACGATGGTTTTATCGCCGATCCCGGTTTGGCAGCCTATTGCGCCACCAAAGGTGCAGTCCATGCGCTGACCCGTGCGATGGCCTGTGATCACGGTCCCGAAGGCATCCGGGTCAATGCGATTTGCCCCGGCTACATCGACACGCCCATGCTGCAAAGCTTCTTTGAGGGCGATGGATCAGGCGCCGGTGGTGGCAATATCGAAACCCTGCAAAAAGCTGTGCGAGACGTGCACCCGATGCGGACCTACGGAACACCCGAAGATATCGCAAATCTGGTGAACTGGCTTGCATCCGACGAAGCACGTTATGCATCCGGCCAACTCTGGGTTCTGGATGGGGGGCTGTCCGCACAAGTGCAACAGATGAAACTATAA
- a CDS encoding ABC transporter permease encodes MLHLGWPTVITFSLLCVFLMGQVDWIARFPKTLQLPIAGYLNITMEWIVQNFAPFFKGVTAVLSYPMRWMRELLHSLPWSAFIAVLAAIGYRAGGVKLAVFTGLSLLYVLSVGLWSEAMNSFALIFISVPLAVLVGFLLGVWGYASDRANRMLMPLLDLSQTIPAFAYLLPILLLFGFGPVVGLVASILFSFPPMVRNTVLGLRGVPSDIVEAGLMSGATPAQLFWFVRFPAALKQILIGINQTTMASLSMVIIASIIGGTADIGWEVLSTMRKAQFGESLTAGIVIALMAMILDRITFGIAERQGSSLARKTLLQRYGFPLSLVALIALSLLLATIMPALGQWPTAWQLDLATPLNQASTWFVITFKPVVDAIKITCLFFAMLPLKIGLDKTVSPYTWGFALTTWHIAGYAALVAMAALTAWRKTRPGLTVTILLVGLILFIGLTDMPWMSILAILIYFAYRHGGRELATGTALGLLFLLLSGSWDKAMLSLYLCAIAVSLSFVIGASLGTVAAQYKWFSRFMRPINDAMQTMPPFVLLIPIVMIFKIGEFSALLAIIAYAYVPAFRYTEHGLRHVSRTVVEAASSLGTTRAQMLFLVKMPLALPNIMLGLNQSIMYGIAMLVIAALVGTTGLGQEVYVGLSAGNFGQGFVAGIGMAILAITADRFCQAWQRNHQSHLTDAPQ; translated from the coding sequence ATGCTGCACCTGGGTTGGCCGACGGTCATCACCTTTTCATTGCTCTGCGTGTTTCTAATGGGACAGGTCGACTGGATCGCGCGTTTCCCGAAAACCCTGCAACTGCCGATTGCTGGTTATCTGAACATAACCATGGAGTGGATCGTTCAAAATTTCGCGCCGTTCTTCAAGGGTGTCACGGCTGTGCTCAGTTATCCCATGCGCTGGATGCGCGAGCTGCTGCACTCCCTGCCATGGAGCGCCTTTATCGCTGTACTTGCCGCAATCGGATATCGCGCGGGCGGGGTAAAACTGGCCGTGTTCACCGGGCTTAGCCTGCTCTACGTGCTGAGTGTCGGCCTGTGGTCCGAGGCGATGAATTCCTTTGCACTGATTTTCATCTCGGTGCCGCTGGCTGTTCTGGTTGGATTTCTGTTGGGCGTCTGGGGCTATGCTTCGGATCGGGCCAATCGGATGCTCATGCCGCTGTTGGATCTCTCGCAAACCATTCCGGCCTTTGCCTATCTTCTGCCGATCCTTCTGCTGTTTGGATTTGGACCGGTTGTCGGGCTGGTGGCATCGATCCTGTTTTCATTTCCCCCCATGGTGCGCAACACTGTTCTGGGGCTGCGCGGGGTCCCGTCGGATATCGTCGAAGCCGGGCTGATGTCCGGCGCAACGCCTGCGCAATTGTTCTGGTTCGTCCGCTTTCCCGCCGCCCTGAAACAGATCCTGATCGGGATCAATCAAACCACCATGGCCTCGCTGTCGATGGTGATTATCGCCTCTATTATTGGCGGAACGGCTGACATCGGCTGGGAAGTTCTGTCAACCATGCGCAAGGCACAGTTTGGCGAAAGCCTGACGGCCGGGATCGTGATTGCCCTGATGGCGATGATATTGGACCGGATCACGTTTGGCATCGCCGAGCGGCAAGGCAGCTCCCTCGCCCGCAAGACCCTGCTGCAACGCTATGGCTTTCCCTTGTCACTGGTGGCGCTCATCGCCCTGTCTTTGCTGCTGGCCACAATCATGCCGGCCTTGGGTCAGTGGCCCACGGCATGGCAGCTTGATTTGGCCACCCCGCTGAACCAGGCAAGCACCTGGTTTGTTATCACTTTCAAGCCGGTGGTGGACGCCATCAAGATCACCTGCCTGTTCTTTGCAATGCTGCCGCTTAAGATCGGGCTGGATAAGACGGTCAGTCCCTACACCTGGGGGTTTGCTCTGACCACCTGGCATATCGCGGGATACGCAGCACTTGTTGCCATGGCTGCACTGACGGCTTGGCGCAAAACCCGCCCCGGTTTGACCGTCACCATACTGTTGGTCGGGTTGATCTTATTTATCGGCCTAACCGATATGCCTTGGATGTCCATCTTGGCGATCCTGATCTATTTCGCCTATCGCCATGGCGGCAGGGAACTGGCAACCGGCACCGCACTGGGGCTGCTGTTCTTGCTGCTTTCCGGCAGTTGGGACAAGGCAATGCTGTCGCTCTATCTCTGTGCGATTGCGGTCAGTCTGTCCTTTGTCATTGGCGCGTCACTGGGCACAGTCGCCGCGCAATACAAATGGTTCTCGCGGTTCATGCGGCCAATCAACGACGCCATGCAAACCATGCCGCCATTTGTGCTCCTGATCCCCATCGTGATGATCTTCAAAATCGGCGAGTTCAGCGCCCTGTTGGCGATCATCGCCTATGCCTATGTGCCCGCCTTTCGTTATACCGAACACGGGCTGCGGCACGTGTCCAGGACCGTGGTCGAGGCCGCTTCGAGTCTGGGCACCACCCGGGCCCAGATGTTGTTTCTGGTCAAGATGCCACTGGCCCTGCCCAACATCATGCTGGGGCTGAACCAATCAATCATGTATGGCATTGCGATGCTGGTTATTGCCGCATTGGTCGGCACCACCGGCCTGGGCCAAGAGGTCTATGTCGGGCTTTCGGCCGGGAACTTTGGCCAGGGTTTTGTCGCTGGTATCGGCATGGCGATCCTTGCCATCACCGCCGATCGGTTTTGCCAGGCCTGGCAACGCAACCATCAATCCCACCTGACGGACGCTCCACAATGA
- a CDS encoding aromatic ring-hydroxylating oxygenase subunit alpha codes for MSDLSNIALGYDPDPSQSKSLRSDAYTQDKWFDADLKQILGKTWQWVCHVEKTREPGSYVTVEIAGQPIAVVRDRDGTLRAFYNVCKHRAHELLSGEGNTTRIMCPYHAWVYKLDGQLARAPHTENLKDFDTGDICLDQIRVEEFCGFVFVNLDPLAASLSSLSGQLETEIRHWAPDVDQLTFGHRLTYEIKSNWKNVVDNFLECYHCPTAHKDFCDLVDMDTYKVTTYGIYSSHMADAGNGPNSAYDVSNATVKTHAVWWLWPTTCLMRYPGRSSMIVLNIIPIGPDRTLETYDFYLETPEPDATELDAIRYLDEVLQVEDIGLVESVQRGMNTPAFTQGRIVNDPEGSGKSEHAVHHFHGLVLDAYTKTPQNGDRDET; via the coding sequence GTGTCCGATCTATCAAACATTGCCCTGGGCTATGATCCGGATCCATCTCAATCCAAATCCCTGAGATCCGATGCCTATACCCAAGACAAATGGTTCGATGCGGACCTGAAACAGATCCTTGGCAAAACCTGGCAATGGGTGTGCCATGTTGAAAAAACGAGGGAACCCGGATCTTACGTCACGGTTGAAATTGCGGGGCAACCTATTGCCGTTGTGCGCGACCGGGATGGCACGCTGCGGGCCTTCTACAACGTCTGCAAACACCGCGCCCACGAACTGCTCTCGGGCGAGGGCAATACCACCCGGATCATGTGCCCCTATCACGCCTGGGTCTACAAGCTCGACGGTCAATTGGCCCGCGCCCCTCACACCGAAAACCTGAAAGACTTTGACACCGGCGACATTTGCCTGGACCAGATCAGGGTTGAGGAGTTCTGCGGCTTCGTCTTTGTCAACCTCGACCCCCTCGCCGCCTCGCTGTCATCGCTGTCCGGTCAATTGGAAACAGAGATCCGCCACTGGGCCCCGGACGTTGATCAACTGACGTTTGGCCACCGGCTAACCTACGAGATCAAGTCGAACTGGAAGAACGTCGTTGATAACTTTCTTGAGTGTTATCATTGCCCGACCGCCCATAAGGACTTTTGTGATCTGGTCGATATGGATACCTACAAGGTGACCACCTACGGTATTTACTCAAGCCATATGGCGGATGCGGGCAACGGTCCCAACAGCGCCTATGACGTGTCGAATGCAACCGTGAAAACCCATGCGGTTTGGTGGCTGTGGCCGACCACCTGCCTGATGCGATATCCGGGACGGTCCAGCATGATCGTGCTGAATATCATCCCCATCGGTCCGGACCGCACCTTGGAAACCTACGATTTCTACCTTGAAACCCCTGAACCCGACGCAACCGAACTGGACGCGATCCGCTATCTGGATGAGGTTTTGCAGGTGGAGGATATTGGGCTGGTCGAAAGCGTGCAGCGCGGCATGAACACGCCTGCCTTCACCCAGGGCCGCATTGTCAATGACCCCGAAGGATCGGGAAAATCAGAACACGCCGTACACCACTTCCACGGATTGGTGCTGGATGCCTATACCAAGACCCCACAGAACGGAGACCGTGATGAGACTTGA
- a CDS encoding alpha/beta fold hydrolase, which translates to MTNNTAYATTPTQKLAVAGETFAYREIGPSDGTPIVMLHHFTAVIDDWDPAVLDGLATQYRILAFDNRGVGGSTGTVPASIDDMAKDAVAFIQALGLTKVHLLGFSMGGFVAQAITLAHPELVEKLLLTGTGPSGLGGDMNGLVPLVQNSMARAEKENKHPKHFLFFAETVTSQSAGTDFIARLDTRTPDDRVPAISEEGMGAHVGAITAWAATDDARTAEIQNTTFIANGDNDVMIPTKYAFRLHELIPNSHLSIYPDAGHGGIFQYHELFVAQALEFLEGTPA; encoded by the coding sequence ATGACAAATAACACTGCATATGCCACCACCCCAACCCAAAAACTGGCCGTTGCTGGCGAGACATTTGCTTATCGTGAAATCGGGCCCAGTGACGGTACGCCGATTGTTATGCTGCACCATTTTACTGCCGTCATTGACGACTGGGATCCCGCGGTTCTGGATGGGCTTGCCACGCAATACCGTATTCTGGCGTTTGACAACCGGGGCGTCGGTGGGTCCACAGGTACAGTCCCTGCCAGTATTGACGACATGGCCAAAGACGCCGTTGCCTTCATCCAAGCGCTTGGTTTAACCAAGGTCCACTTGCTTGGGTTTTCAATGGGTGGGTTTGTCGCCCAGGCCATCACGTTGGCGCATCCTGAACTGGTTGAAAAGCTTCTCCTTACTGGAACAGGACCATCTGGCCTTGGTGGTGACATGAATGGCTTGGTGCCACTCGTGCAAAACAGCATGGCCCGCGCCGAAAAAGAGAACAAGCATCCTAAGCATTTTCTCTTCTTCGCTGAAACAGTGACAAGCCAGTCTGCTGGTACTGATTTTATCGCGCGTCTGGACACGCGGACACCGGATGACCGGGTTCCAGCCATTAGTGAAGAGGGCATGGGGGCTCATGTTGGCGCAATCACGGCTTGGGCCGCGACTGACGATGCACGGACAGCGGAAATTCAGAACACTACATTCATTGCCAACGGTGACAATGATGTAATGATCCCAACGAAATATGCGTTCCGGCTTCACGAGTTGATCCCGAATTCCCATCTCAGCATCTATCCAGACGCCGGTCACGGGGGGATCTTCCAGTATCACGAATTGTTTGTCGCGCAAGCGCTGGAATTCCTGGAGGGAACTCCCGCCTAA
- a CDS encoding 3-hydroxyacyl-CoA dehydrogenase NAD-binding domain-containing protein, protein MSTFAHTATLGAGVIGASWSALFLASGRSVAVFDPSPKAEKMVRDYVEQSWPILAQLGLTDHGNPDAISFHASAKDAVDGASFIQESVPEQLPIKHALYAEIEDALACDAIIASSASGLTLSEMQAGWADPSRLVLGHPFNPPHLIPLVEVMGNSHTTEGVVSSAEDFYRAVGKVTIRVNREVPGHVANRLQAAVWREAIHLISTGVASVEDVDTAMWAGPGLRWAAMGPTMLFHLGAGDGGLGEFCERYSDSFNRWWDDLGALHLTPALADQLVAGVTQEAGGVSPADLSAKRDAMLAAMQVATAKLR, encoded by the coding sequence ATGAGTACTTTCGCACATACAGCCACCCTTGGCGCCGGAGTGATCGGCGCAAGCTGGTCGGCATTATTTCTGGCCTCGGGGCGCAGTGTCGCCGTCTTTGACCCCTCGCCCAAGGCCGAAAAAATGGTACGCGACTATGTGGAACAGTCATGGCCCATTCTGGCGCAACTGGGGCTGACTGACCACGGCAACCCGGACGCAATCAGCTTTCATGCCTCGGCAAAAGACGCCGTTGACGGCGCCAGTTTCATTCAGGAAAGCGTCCCCGAGCAGCTGCCCATCAAACACGCCCTTTATGCTGAAATTGAAGACGCCCTGGCCTGCGACGCTATTATAGCTTCCTCGGCCTCGGGTCTGACCTTATCTGAAATGCAGGCGGGCTGGGCCGATCCAAGCCGCCTGGTCCTGGGACACCCGTTCAATCCGCCGCATCTGATCCCTCTGGTCGAGGTTATGGGCAACAGCCACACAACCGAGGGCGTCGTGTCCAGCGCCGAAGACTTCTATCGGGCCGTGGGCAAGGTCACCATTCGCGTCAACCGCGAGGTCCCCGGCCATGTCGCCAACCGCCTGCAGGCGGCTGTGTGGCGCGAGGCCATTCATTTAATCTCAACCGGGGTCGCCTCGGTCGAGGATGTCGATACCGCCATGTGGGCGGGTCCGGGGCTGCGATGGGCCGCCATGGGGCCGACGATGCTGTTCCACCTGGGCGCCGGCGATGGCGGCTTAGGCGAATTCTGCGAACGCTATTCCGACAGCTTCAATCGCTGGTGGGATGACCTGGGCGCGCTTCACCTGACCCCTGCGCTGGCAGACCAACTGGTTGCCGGTGTGACACAAGAGGCCGGCGGCGTGTCCCCTGCAGATCTATCCGCGAAACGTGATGCGATGCTGGCCGCCATGCAAGTGGCAACCGCCAAGCTGCGTTAG
- a CDS encoding quaternary amine ABC transporter ATP-binding protein — protein sequence MEQDTTDSPRAVKLSCRNLWKVYGANPEYYFDAAGYQIDTENLAKRMRSEAHIPAAIDVSFDVHVGEIFVIMGLSGSGKSTVVRCLSRLVDASYGQVLLDGENLLDKSDKELIDIRRHKMGMVFQNFGLLPHLTVLENVAFPLRLQGLSQAEQRERAERVINLVDLTGREDAFPGQLSGGQQQRVGIARSLAVEPDVWFLDEPFSALDPLIRRQMQDEFLRIQQVLHKSIVFITHDFLEALRIADRMAIMRDGKVVQIGTPEDLILNPVDDYVAQFTSEVPRIRVLRAKACVVPAEGDTSAMVHVSGDLVVEALISELSHNPSGVVVDGADGQPLGVVTPVSLIKTLAALDAPQPSVSA from the coding sequence TTGGAACAAGACACAACAGATAGCCCACGCGCGGTCAAACTATCCTGCCGCAATCTATGGAAAGTCTACGGTGCCAACCCGGAGTACTATTTTGACGCGGCCGGGTATCAGATCGACACCGAAAATCTGGCAAAGCGGATGCGTTCCGAGGCCCATATCCCGGCCGCGATTGATGTCAGTTTTGATGTGCATGTCGGCGAGATTTTCGTGATCATGGGCCTGTCGGGTTCCGGCAAGTCCACGGTCGTTCGCTGCCTGTCACGACTGGTCGATGCCAGCTATGGCCAAGTGCTTTTGGACGGCGAAAACCTGCTGGACAAAAGCGACAAGGAACTGATCGACATTCGCCGTCACAAGATGGGAATGGTGTTCCAGAATTTCGGATTACTCCCCCATCTGACAGTCTTAGAGAACGTGGCCTTTCCGCTTAGGCTTCAGGGGCTGTCGCAGGCCGAACAGCGAGAGCGCGCCGAGCGTGTCATCAATCTGGTCGACCTGACGGGCCGCGAAGATGCCTTCCCTGGCCAGTTGTCCGGTGGTCAGCAACAACGGGTTGGCATTGCCCGCTCCTTGGCTGTGGAACCGGATGTATGGTTTCTGGATGAGCCGTTTTCGGCGCTTGACCCCTTGATCCGACGCCAGATGCAGGACGAATTTCTGCGCATCCAGCAGGTCCTGCACAAATCCATCGTGTTCATCACCCATGATTTTCTCGAGGCCCTGCGCATTGCAGACCGCATGGCAATCATGCGCGACGGCAAGGTGGTGCAGATCGGCACGCCTGAGGATCTGATCCTCAATCCTGTGGATGACTATGTCGCCCAGTTCACCTCCGAGGTGCCCCGCATCCGTGTTCTGCGCGCCAAGGCCTGCGTCGTGCCCGCCGAAGGGGACACCAGCGCCATGGTGCATGTCTCTGGGGACCTGGTGGTAGAGGCCCTGATTTCAGAGCTGTCCCATAACCCATCCGGCGTCGTGGTCGACGGGGCGGATGGCCAGCCGCTGGGCGTTGTCACACCGGTCTCGCTGATCAAAACACTCGCCGCTTTGGACGCGCCCCAACCCAGCGTTAGTGCCTAA
- a CDS encoding histone deacetylase family protein has protein sequence MKLIYSNDHRDHAGAKEMRYDQMIPMSESPERMDMIMTALAEAGFSDAVAPNAHGLEVAHQVHDPAFVSFLERCYPLWEAEFGPGGFATAYTFGMRGMDQQPNPSVHSMLSCYTFDVCVPFVQGTWQAIRSAKDVALTGVDLIHQGERSVFSLCRPPGHHASRDMAGGYCYLNNAAIAAQAHLNTGAKRVAILDIDYHHGNGTQSIFYDRSDVLFASLHCRPEDEYPFLMGYAREVGKGPGRGYNVNLPMPRGTDYGVWGPALAIALARIHSYAPDVLVVSLGVDSFAGDPVGGFELQSPDFVAIGQAIAQAGLPTHFVMEGGYAMEALGTNVANVISGYSKI, from the coding sequence ATGAAACTCATCTATTCCAACGACCACCGCGATCACGCTGGCGCCAAAGAAATGCGCTATGATCAGATGATCCCCATGTCTGAAAGCCCCGAGCGGATGGACATGATCATGACGGCCCTTGCCGAGGCTGGGTTTTCAGACGCGGTTGCCCCAAACGCCCACGGGCTAGAGGTTGCGCATCAGGTACATGACCCGGCATTTGTCAGCTTCCTTGAGCGGTGCTACCCCCTGTGGGAGGCCGAATTTGGCCCCGGAGGCTTTGCCACCGCCTATACCTTTGGCATGCGCGGAATGGATCAGCAGCCCAACCCATCCGTGCATTCAATGCTAAGCTGTTACACCTTTGATGTCTGTGTTCCCTTTGTTCAGGGCACCTGGCAGGCGATACGGTCAGCCAAAGATGTGGCGCTGACCGGGGTTGATCTGATTCACCAGGGTGAAAGATCGGTGTTTTCGCTCTGCCGCCCGCCGGGGCATCACGCATCACGGGACATGGCCGGCGGGTATTGCTATCTTAACAACGCCGCCATCGCCGCCCAGGCCCATTTGAACACGGGCGCAAAACGGGTGGCCATTCTGGACATCGACTATCACCACGGCAACGGAACCCAGTCCATTTTTTATGACCGCTCTGATGTGTTGTTTGCATCGCTGCATTGCCGACCAGAAGACGAATATCCCTTCCTGATGGGCTATGCGCGCGAGGTTGGGAAAGGCCCCGGCAGAGGTTACAATGTGAACCTACCCATGCCACGGGGTACAGACTACGGCGTCTGGGGGCCGGCGCTGGCCATCGCTCTGGCCCGGATACACAGCTATGCACCGGATGTCCTGGTGGTGTCCTTAGGCGTCGACAGTTTTGCGGGCGACCCCGTCGGAGGCTTTGAACTGCAAAGCCCGGACTTTGTCGCCATCGGACAGGCCATTGCCCAAGCGGGCCTGCCGACCCATTTCGTGATGGAGGGCGGCTATGCAATGGAGGCACTTGGCACCAACGTTGCAAACGTCATTTCCGGATACTCGAAAATTTGA
- a CDS encoding GlxA family transcriptional regulator — protein sequence MNASDTDIFDLLILVTPHFNLAATTAFLDPFRVANYLTGTSRFRWQLVSSTGAETPTNSGLSVSTGSIANALSTKPKLVVVSSSWVPEIHHTVEVTKALVHWSRGGAKMAALDTGTFILARAGLLKNRRATVHYEHIDALIELFPEVTVTEDLFVADGNRLTCCGGLAAVDLALHILRDLGGESLANATARYLFHHHVRGPEASQNPSNLEPFGQVTPSVVRRAIDLMEANLETPPSIPDICAQLNVSQRHLGRLFKQYVRKTPVLYFRDIRLDRARGLVTQTEMKLSEVAVASGFASQVHFSRAYRARFGLPPKQDRIDGRVPFEFRAWPMHSPKVI from the coding sequence TTTCGGGTGGCCAATTACCTGACGGGAACATCACGGTTCCGATGGCAGTTGGTGTCGTCCACCGGCGCCGAGACACCGACAAATTCTGGGCTGTCCGTTTCCACCGGCTCTATCGCCAATGCCCTGAGCACCAAGCCAAAATTGGTTGTCGTGTCGTCAAGCTGGGTGCCGGAAATCCACCATACGGTGGAGGTGACCAAAGCCCTGGTTCACTGGTCACGCGGCGGCGCGAAAATGGCGGCTTTGGATACAGGTACGTTCATTCTTGCCAGGGCGGGGTTGCTAAAGAACAGACGTGCGACGGTGCATTATGAACATATCGACGCTCTGATTGAGCTGTTTCCGGAGGTGACGGTCACCGAGGATCTCTTTGTGGCGGATGGCAACAGATTGACCTGTTGCGGGGGGCTGGCTGCGGTTGATCTGGCCCTGCATATCTTGCGGGACCTTGGTGGAGAAAGTCTGGCGAATGCCACCGCCCGGTACCTGTTTCACCACCATGTGCGCGGGCCTGAGGCATCGCAGAACCCAAGCAATCTGGAACCTTTTGGGCAAGTGACGCCCAGCGTTGTGCGCCGCGCTATCGATCTGATGGAGGCCAATTTAGAGACCCCGCCTTCGATCCCTGATATTTGTGCGCAATTGAACGTCTCGCAGCGGCATCTGGGCCGATTGTTCAAACAATACGTCCGCAAGACCCCGGTGCTGTACTTTCGCGATATCAGGTTGGACCGCGCCCGGGGGCTGGTGACCCAGACAGAAATGAAGCTGAGTGAGGTTGCGGTGGCGTCGGGGTTTGCCAGTCAGGTTCATTTCAGCCGTGCCTACCGGGCCCGGTTTGGGTTGCCGCCAAAACAGGACCGGATTGACGGTCGGGTCCCGTTTGAGTTCCGGGCCTGGCCGATGCACAGCCCCAAGGTGATCTAA
- a CDS encoding TetR/AcrR family transcriptional regulator, which translates to MRYPAAETAEKHARILDEAAKLFRKNGFSGAGVSEIMKAAGLTHGGFYSHFASKTDLSSEVLGHVMEKTLKHSVDGIPASETPSQAKQTFITDYLSAGHCDSPETGCAMPTLATEVGRNPALRPMFSKHLKRLISRVTSRFGWKAGIDQEQQAIALLSSIVGALVLARAVEDKALSDKILQSVRDVLTEDTSSTRGA; encoded by the coding sequence ATGCGATATCCTGCCGCCGAAACGGCGGAGAAACATGCACGAATACTCGATGAAGCCGCAAAGTTGTTTCGCAAGAACGGATTTTCTGGTGCGGGCGTTTCGGAGATCATGAAAGCTGCCGGGCTTACCCACGGGGGTTTTTATTCACATTTCGCCTCCAAAACCGATCTTTCAAGCGAGGTTCTGGGACATGTCATGGAAAAAACGCTGAAACATTCCGTCGATGGAATTCCGGCATCAGAGACCCCAAGTCAGGCCAAACAAACGTTTATCACAGACTATCTTAGCGCCGGGCACTGTGACTCGCCCGAAACGGGATGCGCAATGCCGACCTTGGCGACCGAGGTTGGCCGTAATCCGGCGCTGCGTCCGATGTTTTCCAAGCATTTGAAACGTCTTATCAGCCGGGTGACATCTCGGTTTGGTTGGAAAGCGGGGATTGATCAGGAACAGCAGGCAATTGCCCTTTTGTCTTCGATTGTCGGAGCCTTGGTTCTGGCACGAGCTGTCGAGGACAAGGCCCTCTCGGACAAAATTTTGCAGTCAGTCCGTGACGTCTTGACTGAAGACACCTCTTCTACCAGAGGCGCTTAG
- a CDS encoding SDR family NAD(P)-dependent oxidoreductase — MQRLAGKRAFITGGRQGIGRGIVDAFASEGAEVMTCGRGPKPDGLNAEWLSLDVSDAATVAAAAQSLGVLDIVVNNAGVQVEKTVVDSTDADWDLVMGVNARGVFNVCRSLIPQMATGGSIINIGSISGTVADPSMALYNASKAFVHGLTRSIAVDHGPTIRCNAICPGWIETGMLDAGFDLASDPDQARADALARHATRRFGKPADIASMAVWLASDDAAFATGQLFTIDGGMTAASPLNPGLF, encoded by the coding sequence ATGCAACGATTGGCAGGAAAACGGGCGTTTATCACCGGCGGGCGTCAGGGAATTGGCCGTGGTATCGTCGATGCCTTTGCCTCCGAAGGGGCAGAGGTCATGACCTGTGGGCGCGGGCCCAAACCTGATGGCCTGAACGCCGAGTGGCTGTCGCTGGATGTGTCCGATGCGGCGACTGTCGCGGCGGCGGCGCAGTCCTTGGGAGTGTTGGACATCGTGGTGAACAACGCCGGTGTGCAGGTCGAAAAGACGGTTGTAGACAGCACCGATGCGGACTGGGATCTGGTGATGGGCGTCAACGCCCGTGGTGTGTTCAATGTCTGTCGCAGCCTAATTCCACAGATGGCGACCGGGGGATCGATCATCAATATCGGGTCGATTTCCGGCACTGTCGCTGATCCGTCGATGGCGCTGTACAATGCATCCAAGGCCTTTGTTCATGGGCTCACCCGCTCGATTGCCGTCGACCATGGCCCCACCATACGCTGCAATGCGATCTGCCCCGGCTGGATCGAAACCGGAATGCTGGATGCGGGGTTTGATCTGGCCAGTGATCCGGACCAGGCGCGCGCAGATGCACTTGCCCGGCACGCAACCCGCCGCTTTGGCAAACCTGCCGACATTGCCTCCATGGCCGTCTGGCTGGCATCGGATGATGCCGCATTTGCAACCGGGCAGCTGTTTACAATCGACGGCGGCATGACCGCCGCTTCGCCGCTTAATCCAGGACTATTCTGA